In Bacteroidota bacterium, the genomic stretch TTCAACTCAGGCACGTGTATCGGCCTTCCGTTTCCATCCACCGCCACAAACGTATAGTATGCCTCGTTGCACTTCACACGGCGGCCTTTGGGTATGTTTTCGCACCATACCTCAATAAACACTTCCATGCTTGTTTTAAAAGAGCGGCTCACCTTTGCAGTAAGGGTAACCACATCACCCAAAGCAATCCCTTCGTTAAAAGAAACACTATCTACACTGGCAGTAACCACAATACGGTTGCTGTGTTTTTGTGCTGTAATGGCAGATACAATATCCATCCAATGCAGCAAACGTCCGCCCATAAGGTTGTTCAGCGTATTGGTATCGTTGGGCAATACCAATTCATTCATCACCGTGTATGATTCAGAAGGGGTTTTATGTGACATTTTATAAAAAGTTTAAACAGAAAAGGTACTGTGCAAAGCACTCTCTTATTCGTAAATCAGCTTCACCTTAGGCGTAGTTGGATGACTTTGACAGGTAAGTATATAGCCTTGCGAAATTTCGCTATCGCTAAGCCCCTCACGCTCATCCATCTCAACTTGTCCTTCCAGCAGTTTAGCACGGCAGGTAGTACACACACCAATTTGGCAAGCATACGGAGGATCAAGGTTTTCGTCTTTGGCAGCCTCCAAAATGGTAGTACCCCTAGGCACTGTTATTTCATGCTCGCGACCGTTAAGCAAAATCACTGCTTTTTGGCCGCCGGCAGTATCTTCATCATCGTATGAAACCGCCGCAGGAGCAGCAGTTTTCACAGGTTCTTTGCTGGTGGGTGCGCTAAAATACTCGTTGTGTACTTTACCGCCGGGTATTCCAAGCATTTGCAAACCATTCTTCACTTCATCCATCATCCCCGTAGGGCCGCATATGTAGTACTCGGTATTGTAACCGTCTACACGGGTTTGCTTCACCATATCAATGTACTGTGCAGCAGTGGGGCGTCCGCTCAACCCTGTCCATCCGGCCGGAGCAATATCATAGCAATACACCACTTTAAGTATCGATGGGTATTTAGCAACCATATCTTCCAGTTGCTGCTTAAATATTACCGATTCAATATCCCTGTTACAGTATATCAAACTAAGCTTGCTGTTGGGTTCTTTATCAATCACTGATTTTATGATTGACATTATAGGGGTGATACCGCTACCGCCCGCAAACAACACATAATGGTTTTTGTTGGCAGCATCCAAATTCACTACAAACTTGCCCATCGGCGGCATTATTTGCATCACCTGTCCTTCAAAGGCATCATCATTCATAAACGATGAAAACACACCGCCGTCTACCTTTTTAATGGTAACCGCAGGGTCGGCATCGGTGATGGGGCTGCTGCTGAAGGAGTATGCCCTGCGTACTTCTTTACCATTTATGGTAGTAGAAATAGTAAGGTATTGACCCGGCAGATAAGTAAACTTCTCTTTCAGGTTTTCGGGTATATCAAAAACAAAAGAAGCCGCATCTTTTGTTTCACGTACAATGCGCTTTATTTTTATGGGATAAAACAGTTCTGACATGCTTATGGGTAACAACTAACAACCGTTAATGGTTTTAGCGGCGCAAAGTTATCCCTTTGCGAGATAAGAAACAAACAGCCTGTTTTTGTTGCACAAAGTGCCGCTGCAATAACATAAAAAAAGCGACCTCACACACAGGCCGCTTTATGAAAGAAAAAAGTTAAAAACTGTGCTTAAAATACTATTGGGGGTCAATTATTTTACGCATACTACCAGAACTACCTTGATAATTATGACGTGCAGCAGTTTCGTAGTACAATATTATACAGCACTTAGTATTACTTTACAGCCGGTTAGTGAAGAGTATTTTTCAGTTAGTTAACAACTGTTTTACAGCTTTCACTATCCCAAACCCACTTCCTACTAACGCATACTCTTAAAATTGAAAAAAATAGCAGTATTTGCAACGTTTATAACCCTCGTGAGGTGGTATATTTGATAGGGATATGATAAAAACACATCGTTTATTGGTTTTGGTTGTTGCTATGGTGCAAGCTGTTTTGCTATACGCCCAAGACCCCTATTACACTACAATATCGCTTAGTAACGGCCTGCCTTCTAATACTGTGTACGATGTTATGCAAGACAGTAAAGGATTTATATGGCTGGCTACTGCCGACGGGCTTTGCCGTTACGACGGGTTTGAATGCATTACGTATAACGGCCCCGACCAAACTTCCAAATCGGGAGGCTCACTAAAAGAGGATAAGTATGGCCGTATTTGGTACGAAAACTTTGACGGCTATTTGTATTACTTGAAAAACGACACCCTGCATGGGCTGGCAAACCAAAAGAAACCTACGGGCTATGTAGGGTTTGCCATTTTGGGTGACCGAATAATAGCCACACACAGAAACTCAATTGATTATTACAATCTTACTACACTTGAGCACATTGCATCCGAAAAGCTGGATAGCGGGTTTATATCAAACGCCATTAGCACTACTAAAGATTATTATGTAGCTACTTCAAATTTGTACAATGTAAGGTATAACCCTGCCAACGAAACCTACAAGCTAATAGCTACACCGCTAAAAACCGATTTTGCAATAGGACGTATTTGTATTACTGACAGAGGGGTGTTGTGTTATAACCAAGTAAAAGAACAACGGGTTGCTTTTGAAATGACAACAGATGGGGTTGTTTCAAAGTTTAATATGCCCAGTATAAACTTCATACACATTATTAAATATGTTGGCGGTTACTACTGGATTTGTACACCCGCAGGCGTGTACGGCATTGACGACAGGGGTAATTTTATAAACAACGGCAAACCATTTTTTTCTGACAAAAATATTTTAGGGGTATACAAAGACCGCGAGGGCAACTTCTGGTTTCAAACAAGTGCCGACGGTATTTTGCTGGTGCCCGACATTAATACGCGTATGTGGGAGCTTGGCGGTTTGCACCCGGGCTCAATATTTGTTCAGGGAAACACCGCTTATGTAGGTACCCAAGCGGGACAGATACTACAAACCTACCTGCCCGATTTTTCACACAAAACGCTTTTCCTATATGCAGGCGGCCATGATATTAGCAACCTTTATGTTGATACCATCGCCCAAAGAATATTTGCCAGTTCATCAATGTTTAAAGAACTTGATTATGCCGGCAAGCCCATGTCTGAATCTGTAACCTCGGTAAAAGATATTGAACGGATTGACGACAAATATTACGCCTATGCCGCCTCGGGAGTATTGGGATTACTCACCACTTCCAACAGTAAAATGTCGGAAAAAAGCGTCTGGGACAAGGTACACTTCAGCAAAATCAACCACACCTCATGGAAGACCTCATCAATGCTCAAAGAAGGTCTCCGCGCAAAATCGGTAGCCCACATCCAGGGAAGCAACAAGATATTTTTTGCCACTAATTTAGGTTTACAGCTTCTTACCCCTAATGGCATCAGCGAGGCAAAGTACCAAAACAAAAGCCTTTTTATACTGTCGCTGCATCGTTACAAAAACAAGATTTTCGGCTTAAATACAAACGGCATTATATACACAATCAATGCACAGGGCGAAATCTCTACACTTAACATTGCAGGAAATGCCCCTGTTGGGATAAACCGCATTAAAGTTGTAAAGAATTTTCTATTCCTGTTTGCAGGTAAACAGCTGTTTTATATTGATTTGAATGATAACAGCTACACTGCCA encodes the following:
- a CDS encoding acyl-CoA thioesterase is translated as MSHKTPSESYTVMNELVLPNDTNTLNNLMGGRLLHWMDIVSAITAQKHSNRIVVTASVDSVSFNEGIALGDVVTLTAKVSRSFKTSMEVFIEVWCENIPKGRRVKCNEAYYTFVAVDGNGRPIHVPELKPETEDEVKRYDGALRRRQLRLILAGRMKPDDATELKALFIHP
- a CDS encoding ferredoxin--NADP reductase, which gives rise to MSELFYPIKIKRIVRETKDAASFVFDIPENLKEKFTYLPGQYLTISTTINGKEVRRAYSFSSSPITDADPAVTIKKVDGGVFSSFMNDDAFEGQVMQIMPPMGKFVVNLDAANKNHYVLFAGGSGITPIMSIIKSVIDKEPNSKLSLIYCNRDIESVIFKQQLEDMVAKYPSILKVVYCYDIAPAGWTGLSGRPTAAQYIDMVKQTRVDGYNTEYYICGPTGMMDEVKNGLQMLGIPGGKVHNEYFSAPTSKEPVKTAAPAAVSYDDEDTAGGQKAVILLNGREHEITVPRGTTILEAAKDENLDPPYACQIGVCTTCRAKLLEGQVEMDEREGLSDSEISQGYILTCQSHPTTPKVKLIYE